In Deinococcus betulae, one DNA window encodes the following:
- a CDS encoding metallophosphoesterase family protein — translation MRVAVLADIHGNADALKAVLADASAQGAERLLVNGDVVNRGPDSVQVMQTLLARPDVQFTLGNHDDLLRLWQARSTALPAEWLSDPFWGATDWSAQQLAQAGLLDIPAIWPMTLTLDEPGAGRVLVAHGTADHYRESLSEHTAPERVRALSRDAAGGPYDVLVGSHIHRPVHTVVAETLVLNTGAVGAPANGDPRAQYLLLTATAGGWVPQFRAVSYDRARVLRRFDTSGLLRTGLSAEIFREEVRTARSLYTPYWLWTEETGTPRTPASWAQFLSDRTTKTAPP, via the coding sequence ATGAGGGTGGCGGTTCTGGCGGATATTCACGGCAATGCCGATGCCCTGAAGGCCGTGCTGGCCGATGCCTCAGCGCAGGGCGCCGAGCGGCTGCTGGTCAACGGCGATGTGGTCAACCGTGGCCCCGACTCGGTGCAGGTGATGCAGACCCTGCTGGCGCGCCCGGATGTGCAGTTCACGCTGGGCAATCACGACGACCTGCTGCGCCTGTGGCAGGCGCGCAGCACAGCGCTACCGGCTGAGTGGTTGTCTGACCCCTTCTGGGGAGCCACCGACTGGAGTGCCCAGCAACTGGCCCAGGCTGGCCTGCTGGACATCCCAGCCATCTGGCCCATGACCCTGACGCTGGACGAACCAGGGGCCGGGCGGGTGCTGGTGGCCCACGGCACCGCCGACCACTACCGCGAAAGCCTGAGCGAGCACACTGCGCCGGAACGGGTGCGTGCCCTCAGTCGGGATGCGGCCGGCGGCCCTTACGACGTGCTGGTAGGCTCACATATTCACCGGCCGGTTCACACAGTGGTGGCAGAGACGCTGGTGCTGAATACCGGTGCAGTAGGGGCCCCGGCCAATGGCGACCCACGCGCCCAGTACCTGCTGCTGACGGCCACGGCGGGAGGCTGGGTGCCTCAGTTCCGGGCGGTGTCCTACGACCGCGCCAGGGTGCTGCGCCGCTTTGACACCTCTGGCCTGCTGCGCACCGGGCTCAGCGCCGAGATTTTCCGCGAGGAGGTGCGGACAGCCCGCAGCCTCTACACGCCCTACTGGCTGTGGACAGAAGAAACAGGGACGCCCCGGAC
- a CDS encoding ABC transporter permease subunit, with product MRAKAASGKGLRPALVWQVAARDLLATLRDRRTLNATIFMPLLLIPLLTLGLPLLMGSLLGGQQQERQTVGVSGPLPAALRAALERDETLPGGVVVRAGVKLQTVSDALKAVQDGTVDAAVRADGPLPQRAGDGTGTLELYAKLGNLRAQAGAYSKVSDVVEGYNRTLAVERLGTLGLDETALAPITLKPVDASTTQEQRSGQLAFLIPMLMVQFILSGAMATALDATAGEKERGTLESLLVSPVRRAEVVAGKLLATTLTALTSAAFSVVGFLVSSLAMRAWLSGQPDSVVPMVQALGGQLSLSLGSVLALLGVAASAALVVSALLMALGIYARSFKEAQTYAAPITLLLVLPAILLQFADFLQVGLGVYAIPVIGGQVAILEMVRGAPQSLHVLLAIAANVVGAALLSGVALRSFGREEVIFRN from the coding sequence GTGCGCGCTAAGGCAGCCTCGGGGAAGGGGCTCCGCCCGGCGCTCGTGTGGCAAGTGGCAGCCCGCGACCTGCTGGCGACTCTGCGCGACCGCCGCACCCTGAATGCCACCATCTTTATGCCCCTGCTGCTTATTCCGCTGCTGACGCTGGGCCTGCCCCTCCTGATGGGCAGCTTGCTGGGCGGGCAGCAGCAAGAGCGGCAGACTGTCGGGGTGAGTGGGCCTTTGCCAGCGGCGTTGCGCGCGGCCCTGGAGCGGGACGAGACGCTGCCAGGGGGCGTGGTGGTGCGGGCTGGCGTGAAGTTGCAGACCGTGTCTGACGCTCTGAAAGCCGTGCAGGACGGCACGGTGGACGCCGCCGTGCGCGCCGATGGGCCGCTGCCCCAGCGGGCGGGCGACGGCACCGGCACCCTGGAACTGTATGCCAAGCTGGGGAACCTGCGTGCCCAGGCCGGCGCTTACAGCAAGGTGTCCGACGTGGTGGAAGGTTACAACCGCACGCTGGCCGTCGAGCGCCTGGGGACGCTGGGGCTGGACGAGACCGCTCTGGCCCCCATCACCCTGAAACCGGTGGACGCCAGCACCACGCAGGAGCAGCGCAGCGGCCAGCTGGCCTTCCTGATTCCCATGCTGATGGTGCAGTTCATTCTGTCTGGGGCGATGGCTACTGCCCTGGACGCCACCGCCGGGGAAAAGGAGCGCGGCACTCTGGAAAGTCTGCTGGTCTCGCCTGTGCGCCGCGCCGAGGTGGTCGCTGGGAAGTTGCTGGCCACGACCCTCACAGCCCTGACCAGTGCGGCGTTTAGCGTGGTGGGCTTCCTGGTCAGTAGCTTGGCCATGCGCGCCTGGCTGAGTGGGCAGCCGGACAGCGTGGTGCCGATGGTGCAGGCGCTGGGCGGGCAGCTGAGCCTGAGCCTGGGCAGCGTGCTGGCGCTGCTGGGGGTGGCTGCCAGTGCGGCCCTGGTGGTCAGTGCTCTGCTGATGGCGCTGGGCATCTACGCCCGCTCATTCAAGGAGGCCCAGACCTACGCAGCGCCCATCACCCTGCTGCTGGTGCTGCCGGCCATCCTCCTGCAATTTGCCGATTTTTTGCAGGTGGGGCTGGGGGTGTACGCCATTCCGGTCATTGGCGGTCAGGTGGCCATTCTGGAGATGGTGCGCGGCGCCCCTCAATCTCTGCATGTCCTGCTGGCTATAGCAGCCAACGTAGTGGGCGCCGCTCTACTGTCCGGCGTGGCTCTGCGGTCCTTTGGCCGCGAGGAAGTCATTTTCCGCAATTGA
- a CDS encoding ABC transporter ATP-binding protein, translated as MLNIQTVTKSYGTFKALRGVSLQAQGGEVFGLLGPNGAGKTTLLRILATLLRPDSGAVTLAGHDIQADPEAVRRSVGVVNGGMGLPARLTGREVLRSFAVLYGLSRAQADARIAELDDRLELGRTLDTRAGDYSTGMKQKVVIARAVLHDPPVLVLDEAASGLDIFARRTLLDFVQATRAPGRLTVYSTHVMSEVEEVCDRVAILHEGALVTVGRQADILAATGERSLERAFFALVRPEVSRAR; from the coding sequence ATGCTCAATATTCAGACCGTTACCAAAAGCTACGGCACATTCAAGGCGCTGCGCGGCGTCTCTCTGCAGGCGCAGGGCGGCGAGGTCTTTGGGCTGCTGGGCCCCAACGGGGCTGGCAAAACCACGCTGTTGCGAATCCTGGCCACCCTGCTGCGGCCCGACAGCGGCGCCGTGACGCTGGCCGGCCACGATATTCAGGCGGACCCCGAAGCGGTCAGGCGCTCGGTTGGCGTGGTGAACGGCGGCATGGGCCTCCCTGCGCGCCTCACCGGGCGCGAGGTGCTGCGCTCGTTTGCCGTGCTGTACGGCCTGAGCCGTGCCCAGGCCGACGCGCGCATCGCCGAATTGGATGACCGGCTGGAACTGGGCCGCACGCTGGACACCCGCGCCGGGGACTACTCCACCGGCATGAAGCAGAAGGTGGTCATTGCCCGCGCTGTGCTCCATGACCCGCCCGTGCTGGTGCTGGACGAGGCGGCCAGTGGCCTGGATATCTTTGCGCGGCGCACCCTGCTGGACTTCGTGCAGGCCACCCGTGCGCCGGGGCGACTGACGGTGTATTCCACCCACGTCATGAGTGAGGTTGAGGAGGTCTGTGACCGCGTGGCCATTCTGCATGAGGGCGCCCTGGTGACCGTGGGCCGACAGGCAGACATTCTGGCGGCGACGGGCGAACGCAGCCTGGAGCGCGCCTTCTTTGCGCTGGTGCGGCCAGAGGTGAGCCGTGCGCGCTAA
- a CDS encoding transcriptional regulator has translation MFNPPTLEDLQETRRANEKLVLRALESKPEWVETELAKTTSLALSHLRAALASLLDQGRVRRLPGTGTRAVYGLADPGLADVPATPLTNDAKKVRDYLEGRADSALYMSDQLRMTREDVMAALSLLNAHGMITCTFVGSLVIFRLKETQALGQEGAAPEKVATGRKKNVA, from the coding sequence ATGTTTAACCCCCCTACCCTGGAAGACCTGCAAGAAACCCGCCGCGCCAACGAGAAGCTGGTGCTGCGCGCCCTGGAAAGTAAACCCGAATGGGTTGAGACCGAACTGGCCAAGACCACCAGTCTGGCCCTGTCGCACCTGCGCGCCGCGCTGGCCAGCCTGCTCGACCAGGGCCGCGTGCGCCGTCTCCCCGGCACCGGCACCCGCGCGGTCTACGGCCTAGCTGACCCTGGCCTGGCCGACGTGCCGGCCACGCCCCTGACGAACGACGCCAAGAAGGTGCGCGATTACCTGGAAGGCCGCGCCGACAGCGCCCTGTACATGAGCGATCAGCTGCGCATGACCCGTGAAGACGTGATGGCGGCCCTGAGCCTGCTGAACGCCCACGGCATGATCACCTGCACCTTTGTGGGCAGCCTGGTGATCTTCCGCCTGAAAGAAACGCAGGCGCTGGGTCAGGAAGGCGCAGCCCCCGAGAAGGTCGCCACTGGCCGCAAGAAGAACGTCGCTTAA
- a CDS encoding cyclic-di-AMP receptor, with protein MKLVLAVIQDADATALVRVLSQNAFEVTKLASTGGFLREGNTTLMIGVDDARLDELKRHVQRTCRTRTRLVAPSVPMGEQNEGLVNDPVEVPVGGAVMFVMGVQEFVKV; from the coding sequence ATGAAGCTTGTGCTGGCTGTGATTCAGGATGCCGACGCCACCGCGCTGGTGCGTGTGCTGTCGCAAAACGCCTTTGAGGTCACGAAACTGGCCAGCACCGGCGGCTTTCTGCGGGAAGGCAACACCACCCTGATGATTGGCGTGGACGACGCGCGCCTGGACGAACTCAAGCGGCATGTGCAGCGGACCTGCCGCACCCGCACCCGTCTGGTGGCCCCCAGCGTGCCGATGGGTGAGCAGAACGAAGGCTTGGTTAATGACCCGGTCGAGGTGCCGGTGGGCGGCGCCGTGATGTTCGTGATGGGCGTGCAGGAATTTGTAAAGGTGTAA
- a CDS encoding acyl-CoA thioesterase, translating to MPYEVVLSTLASLSRPFTGETRVTHVVFPGDTNHHGTLFGGEALALMDSAAFIAATRYCRRKVVTRHLDAMEFRHAIPQGSLVELVAQVTRTGRTSMTVLVNLFREDMYSEGRELACTGTFTLVALDDAGQPVAVPPLTTQEAAHAAGR from the coding sequence GTGCCGTACGAGGTCGTTCTGTCTACTCTGGCTTCCCTCTCCCGCCCCTTTACGGGCGAAACCCGCGTTACCCACGTCGTTTTTCCCGGCGATACCAACCACCACGGCACCCTGTTTGGCGGAGAAGCCCTGGCCCTGATGGACTCGGCAGCGTTTATCGCCGCCACCCGTTACTGCCGGCGTAAGGTGGTCACCCGTCACCTGGACGCTATGGAGTTTCGCCACGCCATTCCGCAGGGGTCGCTGGTGGAACTGGTGGCGCAGGTCACGCGCACGGGGCGCACCAGTATGACTGTGCTGGTCAACCTGTTCCGGGAAGACATGTACAGCGAGGGACGTGAACTGGCCTGCACCGGCACTTTTACGCTGGTAGCCCTGGACGACGCCGGGCAGCCGGTGGCCGTACCACCCCTGACCACTCAGGAGGCCGCCCATGCAGCTGGTCGTTGA
- the nrdI gene encoding class Ib ribonucleoside-diphosphate reductase assembly flavoprotein NrdI, whose product MQLVVDSLTGNVRRFAQAVAQAAGGLTVQGVQEARPQEPYLLLTYTFGQGEVPASTQAFLRRHSSGLCGVVSSGSYHWGANFARAGALIAAEYRVPLVAQINKSGTAADREQVLTWLRAAAAPLPHPQRTPTWTPGLN is encoded by the coding sequence ATGCAGCTGGTCGTTGATTCGCTGACGGGCAACGTGCGCCGCTTCGCGCAGGCCGTGGCGCAGGCGGCCGGCGGCCTGACTGTGCAGGGGGTGCAGGAGGCCAGGCCGCAGGAGCCCTATCTGCTGCTGACCTACACCTTCGGACAGGGAGAGGTGCCCGCCAGCACACAGGCGTTTCTGCGACGCCACAGCAGTGGCCTGTGCGGCGTGGTCTCCAGCGGCAGTTACCACTGGGGCGCCAATTTTGCCCGGGCCGGCGCCCTGATCGCCGCCGAATATCGAGTACCGCTGGTCGCCCAGATCAACAAGAGCGGCACTGCCGCCGACCGCGAGCAGGTGCTGACCTGGCTGCGCGCCGCTGCGGCGCCCCTCCCCCACCCCCAAAGGACACCCACATGGACCCCTGGATTGAACTGA
- the nrdE gene encoding class 1b ribonucleoside-diphosphate reductase subunit alpha, whose protein sequence is MDPWIELNNRVLSGTAADTSHDQAALSAYLEQKVGPNTLTFPSLAAKIEALITRGVWDPEVFARYTPAEVEAVFTRAESLNFRFRSFMGAYKFYSEYATMTPDRKAWLERYEDRLSVTALARSETAQDALELVEHLVRQTFTPATPTLMNSGKANTGRLVSCFLLQDCTDNLDSITKTLSFVAELSKGGGGIGVEVSNLRARGESLRGIQNVTKGVMGVAKMLDNMLRYADQAGQRPGAGAIYLSVMHADFLDTLSAKKIATDEDARLKTLSVGATVPDIFMKKARAGEDIYQFYPHSLYQETGREFTSIDWTREYEALAANPAIRKKRVSARRILEEIAITQGESGYPYLLFEGNANRVNPIPNVGSIKMSNLCSEILQPTLPSTFHAYGQEHRDEVGLDVSCNLASLVIEQSLGSGDLGRVVHAAVKLLDNVARSTSIHEVPAVKRANEEMRSIGLGAMGLHSFLAKNELIYGSPEALEFVDVYFAAVHYHARRASMELARDTGFVFRGFEGSRYQSGEHFAQYLTQDFLPRTPEVAALFEGHHLPTREDWQALVAEIQTHGLAHSFVMAVAPTGSISYVSHASASIMPITERVETRTSNKARTVYPMPHLDERTEWFYEEAYDMDQRRVLDTVATAQKHVDQGISCTLFVPSNATTRSLQRYYLYAYARGLKTLYYTRLKKVSIEDCLNCAV, encoded by the coding sequence ATGGACCCCTGGATTGAACTGAACAACCGCGTGCTGTCCGGCACGGCCGCCGACACCAGCCACGACCAGGCGGCCCTGAGCGCCTACCTGGAACAAAAGGTCGGCCCCAACACCCTGACCTTTCCCAGCCTGGCCGCCAAGATTGAGGCCCTGATCACGCGGGGCGTGTGGGACCCAGAAGTTTTTGCGCGTTACACGCCGGCCGAGGTGGAAGCGGTTTTTACCCGCGCCGAGAGCCTGAACTTCCGCTTCCGGTCTTTTATGGGCGCTTACAAGTTCTACTCTGAGTACGCCACCATGACGCCCGACCGAAAGGCCTGGCTGGAGCGCTACGAGGACCGCCTGAGTGTGACCGCCCTGGCCCGCAGTGAAACTGCCCAGGACGCCCTGGAACTGGTGGAGCATCTGGTGCGCCAGACCTTTACGCCTGCTACACCCACCCTGATGAATTCGGGCAAGGCGAACACGGGACGCCTGGTGAGCTGCTTTTTGCTGCAGGACTGCACCGACAATCTGGACTCGATTACCAAGACGCTCTCCTTTGTGGCCGAGCTGAGCAAGGGCGGCGGCGGCATTGGCGTGGAAGTCAGCAACCTGCGGGCGCGCGGCGAGTCGCTGCGCGGTATTCAGAACGTGACCAAGGGCGTGATGGGCGTGGCGAAGATGCTGGACAACATGCTGCGCTACGCCGACCAGGCCGGCCAGCGTCCCGGCGCTGGCGCCATCTACCTCTCAGTCATGCACGCCGACTTTCTAGATACTCTGAGTGCCAAAAAGATTGCCACCGACGAGGACGCGCGTCTCAAGACCCTGTCGGTGGGCGCCACGGTGCCGGACATCTTCATGAAGAAGGCCCGTGCGGGCGAGGACATCTACCAGTTCTACCCACACTCGCTGTATCAGGAGACTGGGCGCGAATTTACTTCTATTGACTGGACGCGCGAGTACGAGGCATTGGCCGCCAACCCGGCCATCCGCAAAAAGCGCGTGTCGGCGCGGCGCATCCTAGAAGAAATTGCGATTACGCAGGGCGAGAGCGGCTATCCGTACCTGCTGTTCGAAGGCAATGCCAACCGCGTCAACCCCATCCCCAACGTGGGCAGCATCAAGATGAGCAACCTCTGCTCCGAGATTTTGCAGCCCACACTCCCCAGCACCTTCCACGCTTACGGGCAGGAGCACCGCGACGAGGTGGGCCTGGACGTAAGCTGCAACCTCGCCTCGCTGGTTATTGAGCAGAGTCTGGGGAGCGGTGACCTGGGCCGCGTGGTGCACGCCGCCGTCAAGCTGCTGGACAACGTGGCGCGCTCCACTAGCATTCACGAGGTCCCTGCCGTCAAGCGCGCCAACGAGGAGATGCGGAGCATCGGCCTGGGCGCCATGGGCCTGCATTCCTTCCTGGCGAAGAACGAACTGATTTACGGCAGCCCCGAGGCGCTGGAATTCGTGGACGTGTACTTTGCGGCGGTGCACTACCATGCCCGCCGCGCCAGCATGGAACTGGCCCGCGACACCGGCTTCGTGTTCCGGGGCTTTGAGGGGAGCCGCTATCAGAGTGGCGAGCACTTTGCCCAGTATCTGACGCAGGACTTCCTGCCGCGCACGCCTGAGGTAGCGGCCCTGTTTGAAGGGCACCACCTGCCCACTCGCGAGGACTGGCAGGCGCTTGTGGCTGAGATCCAGACGCACGGCCTGGCGCACTCCTTTGTCATGGCGGTTGCGCCCACTGGGTCCATCAGCTACGTCTCGCACGCCTCGGCCAGCATCATGCCGATTACCGAACGGGTAGAAACGCGCACCAGCAACAAGGCCCGCACGGTCTACCCCATGCCGCACCTGGATGAACGCACCGAATGGTTTTACGAGGAAGCCTACGACATGGACCAGCGCCGCGTGCTGGACACCGTGGCAACGGCCCAAAAGCATGTGGATCAGGGGATTTCCTGCACGCTGTTCGTGCCCAGTAACGCCACCACCCGGAGCCTTCAGCGCTATTACCTGTATGCCTATGCGCGCGGCCTGAAAACCCTGTACTACACCCGCCTGAAGAAAGTCAGCATCGAAGACTGCCTGAACTGCGCGGTGTAA
- a CDS encoding ribonucleotide-diphosphate reductase subunit beta has translation MSRTPFTATNWSEPEDSFSVTFYEKYTSQLWFPEEIPLSNDALAWKALSDTERWTYMHASAGLNALDTLQGEVGMPALRGLVPGHIRKATLQFQGMMEDIHARSYSLMNKTFLTTLEERAVFTWVEAQPQLQFKIAFIQDVFADPDESDFGLWRKMVVSCMLETALFYSGFYYPLLLAGQGRMVSAGEIFNLIILDEAVHGVYVALLAQERFAVLTDAQQAEAVAWYEAALDTLYANELAYTEVLYGGVGLTGDVGRFIRFNFNVLADNLALPRRFKDEDVNPVVLNGIRSRGTTHDFFSAKGSSYAKLNVEPLQDEDFAELWPQEVAGVH, from the coding sequence ATGTCCCGCACCCCCTTTACCGCCACCAACTGGAGCGAACCCGAAGACAGTTTTTCGGTGACGTTCTACGAGAAATACACCTCTCAGCTGTGGTTTCCCGAGGAAATCCCGCTGAGCAACGACGCCCTGGCGTGGAAGGCGCTCAGCGACACCGAGCGCTGGACCTACATGCACGCTTCGGCGGGCCTGAACGCGCTGGACACCTTGCAGGGCGAAGTGGGGATGCCGGCCCTGCGGGGGCTGGTGCCGGGCCACATCCGCAAGGCCACGCTGCAGTTTCAGGGAATGATGGAAGATATTCACGCCCGCTCCTACAGCCTGATGAATAAGACGTTCCTAACAACCTTGGAGGAGCGCGCGGTGTTCACCTGGGTGGAAGCGCAGCCGCAGCTGCAATTCAAGATCGCTTTCATTCAGGATGTGTTTGCCGACCCTGATGAGAGCGACTTTGGGCTATGGCGCAAGATGGTCGTGTCCTGCATGCTGGAAACGGCGCTGTTTTACAGCGGCTTCTACTATCCGCTGCTGTTGGCTGGGCAGGGCCGCATGGTGTCGGCAGGCGAGATTTTTAACCTGATTATTTTGGACGAAGCGGTGCACGGCGTCTACGTGGCGCTGCTGGCTCAGGAACGCTTTGCCGTCCTGACCGACGCCCAGCAGGCCGAGGCGGTGGCCTGGTACGAGGCGGCGCTAGACACCCTGTATGCCAACGAACTGGCTTACACCGAAGTCCTCTATGGTGGCGTTGGTCTGACCGGCGATGTGGGCCGCTTTATCCGCTTTAATTTCAACGTGCTGGCCGACAACCTCGCCCTCCCGCGCCGTTTTAAGGACGAGGATGTCAATCCCGTGGTCCTGAACGGCATTCGCTCGCGCGGCACCACCCACGACTTCTTCAGTGCCAAGGGCAGCAGCTACGCCAAGCTGAACGTCGAGCCCTTGCAGGACGAGGACTTTGCCGAACTGTGGCCGCAGGAGGTTGCCGGTGTCCACTGA
- a CDS encoding thioredoxin, giving the protein MSTEPPFVLFTQAACPQCETLKRMLALPLRGAFDDQIEVVHRQEQPEQFETLAETYHLSRTPALLHRPSGKLLLDTGGLGAVKAFLQQG; this is encoded by the coding sequence GTGTCCACTGAGCCGCCCTTCGTCCTCTTCACCCAGGCGGCCTGTCCCCAATGCGAAACCCTCAAGCGGATGCTGGCCCTGCCCCTGCGCGGCGCCTTTGACGACCAGATTGAGGTCGTGCACCGGCAGGAGCAGCCCGAACAGTTTGAGACCCTGGCGGAGACGTATCACCTCAGCCGCACGCCGGCCCTGCTTCACCGCCCCAGTGGAAAACTCCTGCTGGACACCGGCGGGCTGGGCGCTGTGAAGGCATTTCTACAGCAGGGCTGA